Proteins encoded by one window of Rutidosis leptorrhynchoides isolate AG116_Rl617_1_P2 chromosome 7, CSIRO_AGI_Rlap_v1, whole genome shotgun sequence:
- the LOC139858222 gene encoding SKP1-like protein 1B — protein sequence MSSSSTKPILLNSSDSATFEVDVAVAMQSTTIKNMIEDECADSTVPLPYVLSKTPTKVIEYCKKHMEPENNADKDSKKLKAFDSEFIKDVDKETLFDLILAVNFLNIKGLFDLTCQAAADMIEGKTCEEVRKTFNIKNDFTPKEEEEVGRENAWVYE from the coding sequence ATGTCGTCATCATCAACTAAACCGATCCTACTCAACTCAAGTGACAGTGCGACATTCGAGGTTGATGTAGCTGTTGCAATGCAATCTACAACAATCAAAAACATGATCGAAGACGAATGTGCTGATTCCACTGTACCACTACCTTATGTCTTAAGCAAAACTCCTACAAAAGTTATCGAGTACTGCAAGAAACACATGGAACCAGAAAACAACGCTGATAAGGATTCCAAAAAATTGAAGGCGTTCGATTCAGAGTTTATTAAAGACGTTGATAAAGAAACCCTTTTTGATCTTATTCTGGCTGTTAATTTTTTGAACATCAAGGGGTTGTTTGATCTGACGTGTCAAGCTGCTGCTGATATGATCGAAGGCAAAACTTGTGAAGAGGTTCGTAAGACATTCAACATAAAGAATGATTTTACTCCTAAAGAAGAGGAGGAGGTTGGTAGGGAGAATGCTTGGGTTTATGAATAG